The following DNA comes from Papaver somniferum cultivar HN1 chromosome 4, ASM357369v1, whole genome shotgun sequence.
AAATGAATTACCACCGTTGATAAAGTATGAGACCCTTTTTTCTCTATCATTCACACTTCTCGATAACAATATTCGCGATCCAAATGAAACATCTTAAAGTAATAACACCCGTCGATAATTCAGTAATCAACGGCCAAAATTGATTACTATTCCCACCTCGGATCGTTGTTCtcactataaataccaagccccATTTCTCATTTCTACTCACAATTCACAAATCAAATTCTATATCTCTCCCTGAACTCGTTTTTAATCCCAATTTCTTATACCAATGGCTCGTACCAAGCAAACCGCTAGGAAATCAACCGGAGGAAAGGCACCAAGGAAGCAATTAGCAACAAAAGCTGCTCGGAAATCTGCACCGGCAACCGGAGGAGTGAAGAAACCCCACAGATTCAGGCCAGGAACTGTCGCTCTTCGTGAAATCAGAAAGTACCAGAAGAGTACCGAGCTTTTGATCCGTAAACTTCCATTTCAGCGTCTGGTTCGTGAGATTGCTCAGGATTTCAAAACTGATCTGAGGTTCCAGAGTTCAGCAGTTGCAGCCCTTCAAGAAGCAGCTGAAGCTTACCTTGTTGGACTATTCGAAGACACTAATCTCTGTGCAATTCATGCTAAGAGGGTTACCATTATGCC
Coding sequences within:
- the LOC113271655 gene encoding histone H3.2; translation: MARTKQTARKSTGGKAPRKQLATKAARKSAPATGGVKKPHRFRPGTVALREIRKYQKSTELLIRKLPFQRLVREIAQDFKTDLRFQSSAVAALQEAAEAYLVGLFEDTNLCAIHAKRVTIMPKDIQLARRIRGERA